A genomic window from Gossypium hirsutum isolate 1008001.06 chromosome D10, Gossypium_hirsutum_v2.1, whole genome shotgun sequence includes:
- the LOC121222597 gene encoding disease resistance-like protein DSC1 isoform X2: MASSSSSSRQVKHQVFLSFRGEDTRVNFTAHLLQALKDKGWTVFFDDDTLKKGEKISSALSNAIAASILSIIILSKDYASSNSCLGELSDIMDRKRNPTDKYIVLPIFYHVNPSHVQKIGGTFKTSFQKHESKQPADRVQRWKSAFQEVGALKGWHIGGKSDRYETEYIEDVVEYISKELDSNCTSVSEELVGINDQKKIILGLIEQEHSRVIGLWGMGGIGKTTLADVAYSEICQNFESHLFLRNVSEKIKKVGNESLRNELFSKLLNQKGICINSPSIGHPYQERLNNKKVLVVLDDVSNPDQIEFMGVKHFGPESKIIVTSRDRQVLKNGRANHIYEVKKLNENDSLQLFSTLAFNLLTPAADFQDLSCKFAGYAQGNPLALKVLGSKLYTKSRKEWESEVDSLKQYAEPKMSHILKSSLDGLRELEKNIFLDIACFFKGEKMDTVEKILSNYYMGAMSGIRNLVDKCLLDSIDCYSMHDMLEEIGKDIVRQECKEDPGKRSRLWFPEDVDQVLRYNKGTVSIEGIKLDMFQMDELQLCPSVFQNMLNLKYICFYDSKIEKGYRNPKFLIEQVDSISLPNKLRYLCWDYFPLKTLSSFNPKNLVMLILRSGNMEQLWNENDHMNLVNLREIDVSNCKKLRKIPNLSRALNLELLDCSYCESLFELPCLNHLASRDEDKLRLEGCYSLKKFPQVPSHFCYLDLRETEIQEVPDAIKYLHKLERLLLSKSKVEKVSINISKLELLSELNLSECPMVEFPKIPRSLTWLDLSGTGIEEAALSLDSLSNLQYLNMSGSSIQKLMCNITLFGSREFPTVDLPTPSLRSKILNHMRMDRCESLKLLSELPPYMQNLNVQCCTSLEKVSFADQDLYQFDSLGDDLFGMLFCNCINLNQESIDNIEENAMLKIGSLAKKWAARYDWKYQREDFPRLICCFPGNKISADKFKCQRMNSSLSLKIAPNRGSGSRFLVFAICLVADLTHCHRFKYLNCICEYHLTAAGGGDSKSYISKISFFDCSEPNKYKGDHVFILSSNDMVEEDKNYEEASFKFYIIDNDDEVNEEEDYNKVERCGVHVFYVDATEKRVAGNKRSFSHDGEEGDGGLKRLK; this comes from the exons ATGGcgtcttcttcatcttcttctcgtCAAGTGAAACATCAAGTTTTCTTGAGCTTCAGAGGTGAAGACACGCGTGTTAACTTCACCGCTCATCTACTCCAAGCTTTGAAAGACAAGGGATGGACTGTCTTCTTCGATGACGATACACTAAAGAAAGGGGAGAAAATTTCATCAGCACTTTCGAATGCAATTGCGGCCTCAATTCTCTCCATCATCATTTTATCTAAAGACTATGCTTCTTCAAATTCATGCTTAGGTGAACTTTCTGACATCATGGATCGCAAGCGCAATCCTACTGACAAATATATTGTTCTTCCCATCTTTTACCATGTTAATCCTTCCCATGTGCAAAAAATTGGTGGGACTTTTAAGACATCCTTCCAAAAGCATGAATCAAAGCAACCAGCTGATAGAGTACAACGATGGAAATCTGCATTTCAAGAGGTCGGTGCATTAAAAGGGTGGCATATAGGAGGCAAATCCGATAG ATATGAAACAGAGTACATTGAAGATGTGGTTGAATATATTTCAAAAGAGTTGGATAGCAATTGTACAAGTGTTTCTGAAGAATTGGTTGGAATAAATGATCAAAAAAAGATAATTTTGGGGCTGATTGAGCAAGAGCATAGCCGTGTAATAGGACTTTGGGGAATGGGTGGTATTGGCAAAACTACGCTTGCTGATGTTGCGTATAGTGAAATCTGCCAAAATTTTGAAAGCCACTTGTTTCTGCGAAATGTTagtgagaaaataaaaaaggtaggGAATGAATCTTTACGAAATGAACTTTTTTCCAAATTATTAAACCAAAAAGGAATTTGTATCAACAGCCCTTCCATAGGACACCCTTACCAAGAGCGGTTGAACAATAAAAAAGTACTTGTTGTCCTTGATGATGTTAGTAACCCAGATCAAATAGAATTTATGGGTGTTAAACATTTTGGTCCAGAAAGTAAAATCATTGTAACATCTAGAGATAGACAGGTACTTAAAAATGGAAGAGCTAACCACATATATGAGGTGAAGAAGTTGAATGAGAATGATTCTCTTCAACTTTTTTCTACACTTGCATTTAACTTGTTGACTCCCGCAGCTGATTTTCAAGATCTATCATGCAAGTTTGCAGGATATGCCCAAGGTAATCCACTTGCACTTAAAGTTTTGGGTTCTAAACTATATACAAAGTCTAGAAAAGAGTGGGAGAGCGAAGTGGATAGTCTAAAGCAATATGCCGAGccaaaaatgtcacatattttgAAGAGTAGCTTAGATGGGTTGCGTGAGCTAGAAAAGAATATATTTCTTGACATAGCATGCTTCTTTAAAGGAGAAAAAATGGATACTGTAGAAAAAATTCTAAGTAACTATTATATGGGTGCAATGAGTGGAATAAGAAACTTAGTCGACAAGTGCTTACTTGATAGCATAGATTGTTATTCTATGCACGACATGCTTGAAGAGATCGGCAAGGACATTGTTCGCCAAGAATGTAAAGAAGACCCGGGAAAGCGTAGCAGGTTATGGTTTCCTGAAGACGTAGATCAAGTGCTCAGATATAATAAA GGGACCGTATCAATTGAAGGAATAAAATTAGACATGTTTCAAATGGATGAGCTGCAGTTATGTCCATCTGTTTTTCAGAACATGCTTAATCTTAAATATATTTGCTTCTATGATTCAAAGATTGAGAAGGGCTATCGAAATCCGAAGTTTCTTATAGAGCAAGTTGATAGTATATCTCTTCCTAATAAGCTAAGGTACCTTTGTTGGGATTATTTTCCCCTTAAAACTTTATCAAGTTTTAATCCAAAGAATCTAGTCATGTTGATATTACGAAGTGGCAATATGGAACAACTGTGGAATGAAAATGATCATATG AATCTTGTTAATTTAAGGGAAATTGACGTCTCAAATTGCAAAAAATTAAGGAAGATACCTAATCTTTCAAGAGCCCTCAACCTTGAACTCCTTGATTGCTCTTACTGTGAAAGTTTGTTTGAACTTCCTTGCCTCAATCATTTGGCATCTCGTGATGAGGATAAGCTTCGCCTTGAGGGATGTTATAGTCTCAAGAAGTTTCCTCAGGTCCCAAGTCACTTTTGTTATTTAGATTTACGAGAAACTGAAATACAAGAAGTACCTGATGCAATTAAGTATCTCCACAAACTTGAAAGATTGTTGTTGAGCAAATCAAAGGTAGAAAAAGTATCGATCAATATTTCAAAGTTGGAACTCCTTAGTGAATTGAATCTTAGTGAATGCCCAATGGTCGAATTTCCAAAAATCCCGAGGAGCTTAACATGGTTAGACTTATCTGGAACTGGAATTGAAGAAGCTGCCTTGTCGTTAGACTCTTTAAGTAATCTTCAATACTTAAATATGAGCGGCTCAAGTATTCAAAAGCTAATGTGTAATATCACCCTGTTCGGTTCCAGAGAGTTTCCAACTGTCGATTTGCCCACACCAAGCTTGAGGTCTAAAATCCTTAACCATATGAGGATGGATCGTTGCGAGAGCCTCAAATTACTCTCGGAGCTTCCACCATATATGCAAAACTTGAATGTACAATGCTGCACATCATTAGAAAAAGTTTCCTTTGCAGATCAAGATTTATATCAGTTCGATTCGTTAGGTGATGATTTGTTTGGCATGCTATTCTGTAATTGCATCAACTTGAATCAAGAGTCAATTGATAACATTGAGGAAAATGCCATGCTCAAAATTGGATCCCTAGCTAAGAAATGGGCAGCGAGATATGATTGGAAATACCAGCGAGAAGACTTTCCAAGATTGATTTGTTGTTTCCCAGGAAACAAAATTTCAGCAGATAAGTTCAAGTGTCAGAGAATGAATTCTTCCTTGAGTTTGAAGATTGCCCCAAATAGGGGTAGTGGGAGCAGATTTTTGGTTTTTGCTATTTGCCTTGTGGCTGATCTCACTCACTGCCATCGCTTTAAATATCTTAATTGTATTTGTGAGTACCACCTTACAGCCGCCGGTGGTGGTGATTCTAAAAGCTACATAAGTAAGATATCTTTCTTCGATTGTTCTGAGCCAAATAAGTACAAGGGTGATCACGTGTTTATTCTATCTAGCAACGACATGGTTGAAGAAGACAAGAACTATGAAGAGGCATCATTTAAATTCTACATCATCGACAATGATGATGAAGTTAATGAAGAAGAAGACTATAACAAGGTGGAAAGATGTGGTGTTCATGTATTTTACGTGGATGCTACTGAAAAGAGAGTTGCCGGGAACAAAAGAAGCTTTAGCCATGATGGTGAAGAAGGGGATGGAGGACTTAAAAGATTGAAATAG
- the LOC121222597 gene encoding disease resistance-like protein DSC1 isoform X1, whose amino-acid sequence MASSSSSSRQVKHQVFLSFRGEDTRVNFTAHLLQALKDKGWTVFFDDDTLKKGEKISSALSNAIAASILSIIILSKDYASSNSCLGELSDIMDRKRNPTDKYIVLPIFYHVNPSHVQKIGGTFKTSFQKHESKQPADRVQRWKSAFQEVGALKGWHIGGKSDRYETEYIEDVVEYISKELDSNCTSVSEELVGINDQKKIILGLIEQEHSRVIGLWGMGGIGKTTLADVAYSEICQNFESHLFLRNVSEKIKKVGNESLRNELFSKLLNQKGICINSPSIGHPYQERLNNKKVLVVLDDVSNPDQIEFMGVKHFGPESKIIVTSRDRQVLKNGRANHIYEVKKLNENDSLQLFSTLAFNLLTPAADFQDLSCKFAGYAQGNPLALKVLGSKLYTKSRKEWESEVDSLKQYAEPKMSHILKSSLDGLRELEKNIFLDIACFFKGEKMDTVEKILSNYYMGAMSGIRNLVDKCLLDSIDCYSMHDMLEEIGKDIVRQECKEDPGKRSRLWFPEDVDQVLRYNKGTVSIEGIKLDMFQMDELQLCPSVFQNMLNLKYICFYDSKIEKGYRNPKFLIEQVDSISLPNKLRYLCWDYFPLKTLSSFNPKNLVMLILRSGNMEQLWNENDHMNLVNLREIDVSNCKKLRKIPNLSRALNLELLDCSYCESLFELPCLNHLASRDEDKLRLEGCYSLKKFPQVPSHFCYLDLRETEIQEVPDAIKYLHKLERLLLSKSKVEKVSINISKLELLSELNLSECPMVEFPKIPRSLTWLDLSGTGIEEAALSLDSLSNLQYLNMSGSSIQKLMCNITLFGSREFPTVDLPTPSLRSKILNHMRMDRCESLKLLSELPPYMQNLNVQCCTSLEKVSFADQDLYQFDSLGDDLFGMLFCNCINLNQESIDNIEENAMLKIGSLAKKWAARYDWKYQREDFPRLICCFPGNKISADKFKCQRMNSSLSLKIAPNRGSGSRFLVFAICLVADLTHCHRFKYLNCICEYHLTAAGGGDSKSYISKISFFDCSEPNKYKGDHVFILSSNDMVEEDKNYEEASFKFYIIDNDDEVNEEEDYNKVERCGVHVFYVDATEKRVAGNKRSFSHDGEEGDGGLKRLK is encoded by the exons ATGGcgtcttcttcatcttcttctcgtCAAGTGAAACATCAAGTTTTCTTGAGCTTCAGAGGTGAAGACACGCGTGTTAACTTCACCGCTCATCTACTCCAAGCTTTGAAAGACAAGGGATGGACTGTCTTCTTCGATGACGATACACTAAAGAAAGGGGAGAAAATTTCATCAGCACTTTCGAATGCAATTGCGGCCTCAATTCTCTCCATCATCATTTTATCTAAAGACTATGCTTCTTCAAATTCATGCTTAGGTGAACTTTCTGACATCATGGATCGCAAGCGCAATCCTACTGACAAATATATTGTTCTTCCCATCTTTTACCATGTTAATCCTTCCCATGTGCAAAAAATTGGTGGGACTTTTAAGACATCCTTCCAAAAGCATGAATCAAAGCAACCAGCTGATAGAGTACAACGATGGAAATCTGCATTTCAAGAGGTCGGTGCATTAAAAGGGTGGCATATAGGAGGCAAATCCGATAG ATATGAAACAGAGTACATTGAAGATGTGGTTGAATATATTTCAAAAGAGTTGGATAGCAATTGTACAAGTGTTTCTGAAGAATTGGTTGGAATAAATGATCAAAAAAAGATAATTTTGGGGCTGATTGAGCAAGAGCATAGCCGTGTAATAGGACTTTGGGGAATGGGTGGTATTGGCAAAACTACGCTTGCTGATGTTGCGTATAGTGAAATCTGCCAAAATTTTGAAAGCCACTTGTTTCTGCGAAATGTTagtgagaaaataaaaaaggtaggGAATGAATCTTTACGAAATGAACTTTTTTCCAAATTATTAAACCAAAAAGGAATTTGTATCAACAGCCCTTCCATAGGACACCCTTACCAAGAGCGGTTGAACAATAAAAAAGTACTTGTTGTCCTTGATGATGTTAGTAACCCAGATCAAATAGAATTTATGGGTGTTAAACATTTTGGTCCAGAAAGTAAAATCATTGTAACATCTAGAGATAGACAGGTACTTAAAAATGGAAGAGCTAACCACATATATGAGGTGAAGAAGTTGAATGAGAATGATTCTCTTCAACTTTTTTCTACACTTGCATTTAACTTGTTGACTCCCGCAGCTGATTTTCAAGATCTATCATGCAAGTTTGCAGGATATGCCCAAGGTAATCCACTTGCACTTAAAGTTTTGGGTTCTAAACTATATACAAAGTCTAGAAAAGAGTGGGAGAGCGAAGTGGATAGTCTAAAGCAATATGCCGAGccaaaaatgtcacatattttgAAGAGTAGCTTAGATGGGTTGCGTGAGCTAGAAAAGAATATATTTCTTGACATAGCATGCTTCTTTAAAGGAGAAAAAATGGATACTGTAGAAAAAATTCTAAGTAACTATTATATGGGTGCAATGAGTGGAATAAGAAACTTAGTCGACAAGTGCTTACTTGATAGCATAGATTGTTATTCTATGCACGACATGCTTGAAGAGATCGGCAAGGACATTGTTCGCCAAGAATGTAAAGAAGACCCGGGAAAGCGTAGCAGGTTATGGTTTCCTGAAGACGTAGATCAAGTGCTCAGATATAATAAA GGGACCGTATCAATTGAAGGAATAAAATTAGACATGTTTCAAATGGATGAGCTGCAGTTATGTCCATCTGTTTTTCAGAACATGCTTAATCTTAAATATATTTGCTTCTATGATTCAAAGATTGAGAAGGGCTATCGAAATCCGAAGTTTCTTATAGAGCAAGTTGATAGTATATCTCTTCCTAATAAGCTAAGGTACCTTTGTTGGGATTATTTTCCCCTTAAAACTTTATCAAGTTTTAATCCAAAGAATCTAGTCATGTTGATATTACGAAGTGGCAATATGGAACAACTGTGGAATGAAAATGATCATATG AATCTTGTTAATTTAAGGGAAATTGACGTCTCAAATTGCAAAAAATTAAGGAAGATACCTAATCTTTCAAGAGCCCTCAACCTTGAACTCCTTGATTGCTCTTACTGTGAAAGTTTGTTTGAACTTCCTTGCCTCAATCATTTGGCATCTCGTGATGAGGATAAGCTTCGCCTTGAGGGATGTTATAGTCTCAAGAAGTTTCCTCAGGTCCCAAGTCACTTTTGTTATTTAGATTTACGAGAAACTGAAATACAAGAAGTACCTGATGCAATTAAGTATCTCCACAAACTTGAAAGATTGTTGTTGAGCAAATCAAAGGTAGAAAAAGTATCGATCAATATTTCAAAGTTGGAACTCCTTAGTGAATTGAATCTTAGTGAATGCCCAATGGTCGAATTTCCAAAAATCCCGAGGAGCTTAACATGGTTAGACTTATCTGGAACTGGAATTGAAGAAGCTGCCTTGTCGTTAGACTCTTTAAGTAATCTTCAATACTTAAATATGAGCGGCTCAAGTATTCAAAAGCTAATGTGTAATATCACCCTGTTCGGTTCCAGAGAGTTTCCAACTGTCGATTTGCCCACACCAAGCTTGAGGTCTAAAATCCTTAACCATATGAGGATGGATCGTTGCGAGAGCCTCAAATTACTCTCGGAGCTTCCACCATATATGCAAAACTTGAATGTACAATGCTGCACATCATTAGAAAAAGTTTCCTTTGCAGATCAAGATTTATATCAGTTCGATTCGTTAGGTGATGATTTGTTTGGCATGCTATTCTGTAATTGCATCAACTTGAATCAAGAGTCAATTGATAACATTGAGGAAAATGCCATGCTCAAAATTGGATCCCTAGCTAAGAAATGGGCAGCGAGATATGATTGGAAATACCAGCGAGAAGACTTTCCAAGATTGATTTGTTGTTTCCCAGGAAACAAAATTTCAGCAGATAAGTTCAAGTGTCAGAGAATGAATTCTTCCTTGAGTTTGAAGATTGCCCCAAATAGGGGTAGTGGGAGCAGATTTTTGGTTTTTGCTATTTGCCTTGTGGCTGATCTCACTCACTGCCATCGCTTTAAATATCTTAATTGTATTTGTGAGTACCACCTTACAGCCGCCGGTGGTGGTGATTCTAAAAGCTACATAAGTAAGATATCTTTCTTCGATTGTTCTGAGCCAAATAAGTACAAGGGTGATCACGTGTTTATTCTATCTAGCAACGACATGGTTGAAGAAGACAAGAACTATGAAGAGGCATCATTTAAATTCTACATCATCGACAATGATGATGAAGTTAATGAAGAAGAAGACTATAACAAGGTGGAAAGATGTGGTGTTCATGTATTTTACGTGGATGCTACTGAAAAGAGAGTTGCCGGGAACAAAAGAAGCTTTAGCCATGATGGTGAAGAAGGGGATGGAGGACTTAAAAGATTGAAATA A